GCTGGACGGCTTGAACCCGCACGCCATCCTCTTCGACGAGCTGCACGCGCAGAAATCGCCGGACGTGTGGGAGGTGATGGAATCCGCCCTGGGTGCCCGGACGCAACCGCTGCTGTCCGCCATCACCACGGCCGGTTTCATCCTCGACGGGGTGTGCACCGAGATCCGGCGCTACCTGGTCGAGGTGCTCAAGGGCGAGCGGCAGGACGACAGTTTTTTCGGCTACATCTACACGCTCGATGCGGACGACGATCCGTTCGACGAGGCCGTGTGGATCAAGGCGAACCCGGGGCTGGGGCTGTCCAAGCTGTGGCACTACATGCGCTCGATGGCCCGCAAGGCGAAAGCGCTGCCCAGTGCCAAGGTCAACTTCATGACCAAGGATCTGAATCTGTGGGTGAACTCGGCCGATGGCTGGATCGACCTCCGGGAGTGGGACAAGGGCGGCAAGCGCTTCGACCCTGCGCAGCTGGCGGGCCGACGTTGCTACGGCGGGATCGACCTGTCGTCGACGCAGGATTTGACCGCGTTCGCGCTGGTGTTCCCGCCGCCTGACGGCGACCCGGACGGCGACTGGCACGTGCTGGTGTGGACGTGGTGCCCGCAGGAAAAGGCCGACACCCAGGCCGCCGAGGACCGGGCGGACTACAAGCGTTGGGCGGAAGACGGCTGGCTGACCATCACCGACGGCGCCATCACCGATTACCGCAACGTCAAGGCCGCCGTACTCGAGGCGAGCGCCAGGTATGAGCTGGTCGAAGTCGGCTTCGACGTGTGGAACTCCAGCCAACTGGTTGGCGAGCTGCTCGAGGAAGAACTGCCGATGGTTGAAGTGCCGCAGAACTTCAGCGGCATGTATCCCGGTTCCAAACGGTTCGAGGAACTGGTCTACGGCAAGCGCCTGAAGCACGGCGGCAATGCGGTGCTGCGCTGGGCGGTGGCCAACGTGGCGCTGCTGTTCGACACCAACGGCAATTTCCGGCCGGACAAAAAGAAATCGCGCCTGCGCGGCCGGATCGACCCGGCCGTCGCCGTCGTGATGGCGCTCAGCCGCGCGGCCGTGCTGGAAGACAAGAAATTCCAGCTGAGCTCGCTGGACGACGACGACATTCTCGTGATGTGACATGAAAACACTGCTAACCGACGCGGTTGGCCTGGCGGGCCTCGCCTGCCTGGCTGCTGGCGTGCGTCTCCAATTTGGACCCGGCCCGGCGCTGATCGTGGTCGGCGCCGTCCTCCTGCTGGGGGCCGTGGCCGCCGTGCGGCGCAAGGGGGCGGCATGATCTTCGATACGCTTTTCGAGAGTCGCAGCAGCCTCGAGAATCCCGAGGTGCCGCTGACGGGCCGCAACCTGCAGGAATGGCTGCATGGCGATGGCGTGGCCACCGTCACCGAGCAGACCGCGATGCGGCTCACGGCGGTCTACTCCTGCATCAATGTCTTGTCGACCGCGCTGGCCCAACTGCCGGCGGTGGTGCTGCGGCGCCAGGGCGACAAGATCACCCCGGCCACCGATCATCCGGCGTACTACCTGCTGCACGACGAGCCGAACGCCTGGCAAACGAGCTACAAATGGCGCGAGACCAAGCAGGCGCATGTGTGCGGCTGGGGCAACGGTTACAGCGTGATCCGTCGCAACCGCGCCGGAGAGGTGGTCGAGCTGCAGCGCAGTCTGCCCTGGCAAACCAGCCTCGTGCGGATCGGCAACCGCTGGACGTACAGCACGCTCGACGAGGACGATTTCCCGTTGGCGGTCGCACCCGAGGACATGATCCACATCCGGGCGCTGGGCTCCGATGGGCGGATGGGCATCAGCCCGATCCGCCAGCACGCCGAAACCATCGGCCTGGGCCTGTCGGTGCAGCGCTACGGCAAGGAATTTTTCGACGGTGGCGGCCGGCCGACTGGCCTGCTGACGGTCAAGGGCGATCTGCAGGACAAATCCTGGGAGCGGCTCAAAGCCTTCTGGTCCAAAGCGGTCGCGCGGCTGAAACAGTCCGACAACAAGACGCTGCTCTTGCCGGCCGATCTGGATTACAAGTCGATCAGCATCGCGCCGGAGGATGCCCAATACCTTGAAACGCGCAAGTTCAACCGCTCCGAGATCGCCAGCCTGTACAACGTGCCCGGGCACATGATCAACGATCTGGAGCGCGCCACGTTCTCGAACATCAGCGAGCAGGGCGTCGGGTTCGTGCGCTACACGATGATGCCCTGGGTCGTGAACTGGGAGCAGGAGATCAATCGCAAGGTGTTCACGCCCGCCGAGCGCCGCGCCGGCTACTACGTGAAATTGAACCTGGCAGCGCTGCTGCGAGGCACGCCGAAAGAGCGCGCCGAGTTCTATCACTACGGCATCACCGATGGGTGGCTGGACCGCAATGAGGCCCGCGCCCTGGAAGACCTCAACCCGCGAGAGGGGCTGTCCGAGCTGCTCATCAGCGTCAATGCCAGGCCGCTCAACGAAGCCACGCCGGCCGCGGCGCCCGTCACGCAACCCTGAGAAAACCATGACCGACATTGAGAAGCGCATGCTGCCCGGGCAGCTGTGCGAACTGCGCTCGTCCGAAGCCGGCGCAGCAGAGAGTGCGCCGACGATCTACGGCTATGCCGCCGTATTCAGCACGCGCAGTGCGCCGATCGCCGGCTTGTTCGTCGAGGAGATCATGCCCGGCGCGTTCGATGGCGTGCTCGGCGACGACGTGCGCGCGCTGTTCAATCATGACCGGAATTTCGTGCTGGGCCGCACGCGCAGCAACACGCTGCAGCTCTCGGTTGACTCGCGCGGGTTGGCCTACACCATCACGCCGCCGAACACGCAGACGGTGCGCGATCTGGTCTTGGCGCCGATGGCACGCGGCGACATCACAGGCTCGAGCTTTGCCTTCCGGGTCGCGGCAGACGGCGACGAGTGGCGCCAGGAGGGCGATATCGTTGTGCGGACCATCCACCGGTTCGAGACCCTCATCGACGTTTCGCCGGTCACCTTCCCGGCCTATGACGAAAGCCATACCGCACAGCGCTCGCTGACGGCGTGGCGACAGGCGCGCGACGAGAAAGCTCACGTCGCGGCAATCAATCAGCGTCGCGCACGCGAACGCTTCCTTGAACTCCTCAACATTTAATGGAGATGGTATGACCCTGGCTGAACTGAAGCAGAAGCGTGCAAAGATCGCTGCCGAAATGCGCGCACTCAACGACAACATTGGCGAGGCCGCCTGGAATGATGAGCAGCGCTCGCGCTGGGACGCCATGCGTGCGGACCTCAAGACGCTCGACGAGCAGATCGAGCGGGAGGATGAGCTGCGCAGCGCGGAACAGCGCTACGTCGAGAGCAACGCCGACAACCTCGCTCAGCAGGCGCGGCAAGCCGCCGCCGC
The sequence above is drawn from the Ralstonia solanacearum K60 genome and encodes:
- a CDS encoding terminase large subunit, with translation MLRGEIVVCEYVYLAVERHYRDLRDGAARGLRFDPDRAWHIIRFIERFFVHIKGSLAGQPILLDPWQKFWTAVLYGWLNVDGTRRFTRGYEEVARKNGKSTWKGPQGAYLFMMDAEPGAEVYAVATTREQAMSVFKPAFDNLRRWARRSPGVKRSFKIHEGRNLEQVSFDSAVFKPLPANAESLDGLNPHAILFDELHAQKSPDVWEVMESALGARTQPLLSAITTAGFILDGVCTEIRRYLVEVLKGERQDDSFFGYIYTLDADDDPFDEAVWIKANPGLGLSKLWHYMRSMARKAKALPSAKVNFMTKDLNLWVNSADGWIDLREWDKGGKRFDPAQLAGRRCYGGIDLSSTQDLTAFALVFPPPDGDPDGDWHVLVWTWCPQEKADTQAAEDRADYKRWAEDGWLTITDGAITDYRNVKAAVLEASARYELVEVGFDVWNSSQLVGELLEEELPMVEVPQNFSGMYPGSKRFEELVYGKRLKHGGNAVLRWAVANVALLFDTNGNFRPDKKKSRLRGRIDPAVAVVMALSRAAVLEDKKFQLSSLDDDDILVM
- a CDS encoding phage portal protein is translated as MIFDTLFESRSSLENPEVPLTGRNLQEWLHGDGVATVTEQTAMRLTAVYSCINVLSTALAQLPAVVLRRQGDKITPATDHPAYYLLHDEPNAWQTSYKWRETKQAHVCGWGNGYSVIRRNRAGEVVELQRSLPWQTSLVRIGNRWTYSTLDEDDFPLAVAPEDMIHIRALGSDGRMGISPIRQHAETIGLGLSVQRYGKEFFDGGGRPTGLLTVKGDLQDKSWERLKAFWSKAVARLKQSDNKTLLLPADLDYKSISIAPEDAQYLETRKFNRSEIASLYNVPGHMINDLERATFSNISEQGVGFVRYTMMPWVVNWEQEINRKVFTPAERRAGYYVKLNLAALLRGTPKERAEFYHYGITDGWLDRNEARALEDLNPREGLSELLISVNARPLNEATPAAAPVTQP
- a CDS encoding HK97 family phage prohead protease — translated: MLPGQLCELRSSEAGAAESAPTIYGYAAVFSTRSAPIAGLFVEEIMPGAFDGVLGDDVRALFNHDRNFVLGRTRSNTLQLSVDSRGLAYTITPPNTQTVRDLVLAPMARGDITGSSFAFRVAADGDEWRQEGDIVVRTIHRFETLIDVSPVTFPAYDESHTAQRSLTAWRQARDEKAHVAAINQRRARERFLELLNI